A portion of the Streptomyces erythrochromogenes genome contains these proteins:
- a CDS encoding ABC transporter permease, which yields MNAAPSALREMVKTNARELFRDGKTAFFTVLFPLLFLAMFLGLGALTAGGSYRIAVVDSPEQQTFVNELAQVEGFHAEPWKGSGPLPAGELGGYDAVVAVSGGQASVVVDASRFGALKGLRSALAAGGVDDSRTDFRTPDGGVPFDPLKAALPTGLLMALMSTAFFGTATPLIALRTRGTLRLLGTTPLGRLTFVLAQAPVRLALVVVQLVILGMVAVAMDFMSLADTLRLMGTGLLGAIMLFAFGYLMAARLRNAEVVNGLLGLLMPVLLFFSGLFLPLSMLPSVITTVSDALPTTYLVDAFNHDLNEAASVHSLTTDWLVLLAATAVFGGLAARLFRWDQGEDR from the coding sequence GTGAACGCGGCACCCTCCGCACTGCGGGAGATGGTCAAGACCAACGCGCGAGAACTGTTCCGCGACGGCAAGACCGCCTTCTTCACCGTGCTCTTTCCGCTGCTCTTCCTCGCGATGTTCCTGGGCCTCGGGGCGCTCACGGCCGGAGGCTCCTACCGGATCGCCGTGGTGGACTCACCGGAACAGCAGACGTTCGTCAACGAGTTGGCGCAGGTCGAGGGATTCCATGCAGAGCCCTGGAAGGGGTCGGGACCGCTCCCGGCCGGCGAGCTGGGCGGCTATGACGCGGTTGTCGCCGTCTCCGGGGGACAGGCATCAGTGGTCGTCGACGCCTCGAGGTTCGGCGCACTGAAGGGTTTGCGGTCCGCGCTCGCCGCAGGTGGGGTCGACGATTCCCGCACCGACTTCCGCACCCCGGACGGCGGTGTGCCCTTCGACCCGCTCAAGGCGGCACTGCCCACCGGCCTGCTGATGGCGCTGATGTCGACGGCCTTCTTCGGCACGGCAACCCCCTTGATAGCCCTGAGGACACGTGGAACCTTGCGGTTGCTGGGGACCACACCGCTGGGCCGATTGACCTTCGTACTGGCCCAGGCCCCGGTCCGGCTGGCTCTCGTCGTCGTCCAGCTGGTCATCCTGGGCATGGTCGCCGTCGCCATGGACTTCATGTCCCTCGCCGACACCCTGCGGCTGATGGGCACAGGTCTACTCGGCGCGATCATGCTGTTCGCCTTCGGCTATCTGATGGCGGCCCGCCTGCGCAACGCAGAGGTGGTCAACGGACTGTTGGGCCTGCTGATGCCGGTACTGCTCTTCTTCAGCGGACTGTTCCTGCCCCTGAGCATGCTGCCGTCCGTCATCACGACGGTCTCCGACGCGCTGCCCACCACATATCTGGTGGACGCCTTCAACCACGACCTCAACGAGGCCGCCTCCGTGCACAGCCTCACCACCGACTGGCTGGTCCTCCTCGCCGCGACGGCTGTCTTCGGTGGGCTCGCCGCCCGTCTGTTCCGATGGGACCAGGGAGAAGACCGATGA
- a CDS encoding thiocillin family RiPP, whose product MPNDIDLAIDLFAEDTTALTVDELPNDSSLASVSTAGTFGCLLGSTVATAGTASSQG is encoded by the coding sequence ATGCCCAACGACATCGACCTCGCGATCGACCTGTTCGCCGAGGACACCACCGCCCTGACGGTCGACGAGCTGCCCAACGACTCGTCGCTCGCCTCGGTTTCGACGGCCGGCACCTTCGGCTGCCTTCTCGGCTCCACCGTCGCCACCGCCGGCACGGCCAGCTCCCAGGGCTGA
- a CDS encoding thiocillin family RiPP — MGETINLDLFAEDITSELTAEVLDNAALLGTWGSIGTFGSATCPASTASTGGSASSSG; from the coding sequence GTGGGAGAGACCATCAACCTCGACCTCTTCGCCGAGGACATCACCAGCGAGCTGACCGCCGAGGTCCTCGACAACGCGGCCCTGCTGGGCACCTGGGGCTCGATCGGCACGTTCGGCAGTGCCACCTGCCCCGCCTCCACTGCCTCGACCGGCGGCAGCGCGTCCTCGTCCGGCTGA
- a CDS encoding TOMM precursor leader peptide-binding protein, with amino-acid sequence MTKVHVLAVGGFGEAVADRLRRERDDLEVSTDRAGSLELSASWPEAALRILASWRETPRLAELLDARSADWGTPWFPVLAEHPRLRVGPVVVPGAGACYRCFRKRRSQHERDAAHVATLHARYDASPEDGPGGFLPHHVDMAAGMALDVLRRFDAGEGELFAGTVRHWHLLEQHLSGGRVVAVHACPRCRRRREVPAESTWADLARDLTPLLTPLDEGAVSTPDGPPAPSSTSARQ; translated from the coding sequence ATGACCAAGGTGCACGTGCTCGCCGTCGGCGGGTTCGGTGAGGCCGTCGCTGATCGGCTGCGCCGTGAACGCGATGACCTGGAGGTCTCCACCGACCGGGCCGGTTCTCTGGAGCTGTCCGCGAGCTGGCCCGAGGCAGCCCTGCGCATCCTCGCCTCCTGGCGGGAGACACCGCGACTCGCCGAGTTGCTCGACGCCCGGTCGGCCGACTGGGGCACCCCGTGGTTCCCCGTCCTCGCCGAACACCCCCGCTTGCGAGTGGGCCCGGTGGTCGTCCCGGGTGCCGGCGCCTGCTACCGCTGCTTCCGCAAGCGCCGTTCGCAGCACGAGCGGGACGCGGCGCACGTCGCGACCCTGCACGCGCGTTACGACGCCTCGCCCGAGGACGGCCCCGGCGGGTTCCTTCCCCACCACGTGGACATGGCCGCGGGGATGGCCCTGGACGTGCTGCGGCGGTTCGACGCGGGTGAAGGCGAGCTCTTCGCCGGCACCGTCCGTCACTGGCACCTGCTGGAACAGCACCTCTCCGGGGGGCGCGTGGTCGCGGTGCACGCCTGTCCCCGGTGCCGCCGGCGCAGGGAGGTCCCGGCCGAGTCCACCTGGGCGGACCTGGCCAGGGACCTGACACCCCTGCTGACCCCCCTGGACGAGGGCGCGGTCTCCACTCCGGACGGGCCTCCGGCCCCGTCGTCGACTTCCGCTCGTCAGTGA
- a CDS encoding lantibiotic dehydratase, translating to METLDLALARTSDSLRRETEFEEQLAERADFLTDALHAAVPTLDDAPHLRRAVLKLRRCIHNGRPVQLSEDIMAGLRETLGGPAALALTDWLHGMRDLSALRERTDALYEEERGRATGRLREVLSDPVFAQGLAQASPHLLDHVTARPLEPNSKAARSVLGYVSRAAVKTSPFSRLTALALEGGEADGTGHSYVDQQHVRAWLDTLARDKRFAAAFQVEPNRSLRRPGGRAYLLTPAHPGPGESAWRTDSIADASRHVELIGALASWPRMTIAQALVRIGGRDPFGGFLRLLDTGLLQLVLPWTATEPHPIRSLARSLQCLSDPVARRTRALLEDLGKEAAGLHLLSGSERARSVNRLAARIGSGTADDPRPAIPYAAYEDALSDVPADLPAEAVREDLAELGRLLRPYVFRSHVYDWLRDEFVARYGAGGHCPDLFEFLWAVAASPGFEANLYRALQKDHGESGRPTERAWLPVSASSAPPTAAVLYQVAARSADAVRSGDYRIVVNQYNSGVGGLLARFRHQLDGPTADRVGLTRHLRHWIAELFPHAAPRQLTLSGDVNGMHRAADGVLPAFRWPGEPSHAGEAVHEAAPATISHCPDTDTLEFADGTGRALAPVYLGVVPQHLIPGVARLLLCLADPWINGSRLCCTPNPVDGSPPVTGEDVEVVPRRVHDRLVLGRRTWRIAPEALPQPTKGEQPSAYFRRVHRWRIGLGLPDEAFVSVEFPFTAAGVSSSRSKPFWLSFQSPHAIWAAANHIGKAKDATAVRLAETCPDRSAYWLRDDSGSRRAAEHVSLLRWQRPSRHARPNGEPETHSAEASS from the coding sequence GTGGAGACGCTGGACCTCGCCCTGGCCCGCACCTCGGACTCACTGCGGCGCGAGACGGAGTTCGAGGAGCAGCTCGCCGAGCGGGCCGACTTCCTCACCGATGCCCTGCACGCCGCTGTCCCGACGCTCGACGATGCGCCGCACCTCCGTCGCGCGGTCCTCAAGCTGCGCCGCTGCATACACAACGGCCGACCGGTGCAACTGTCGGAAGACATCATGGCGGGGCTGCGCGAAACGCTGGGCGGCCCGGCGGCCCTCGCGCTGACGGACTGGCTTCACGGTATGCGCGACCTCTCCGCACTGCGCGAGCGGACCGACGCCCTGTACGAAGAGGAGCGCGGGCGGGCCACCGGACGCCTGCGGGAAGTCCTCTCCGATCCGGTCTTCGCCCAGGGACTCGCACAGGCGAGCCCCCATCTGCTGGACCACGTGACGGCCAGGCCGCTCGAACCGAACAGCAAGGCTGCCCGTTCGGTGCTCGGCTACGTCTCCAGGGCTGCGGTGAAGACCAGTCCGTTCTCCCGGCTGACCGCGTTGGCCCTGGAGGGTGGGGAAGCGGACGGAACCGGCCACAGCTACGTCGATCAGCAGCACGTCCGTGCCTGGCTGGACACCCTGGCCCGCGACAAGCGCTTCGCCGCAGCCTTCCAGGTCGAGCCCAACAGGTCGTTGCGCCGACCGGGCGGACGCGCGTACCTGCTGACCCCTGCCCACCCCGGTCCGGGCGAATCCGCCTGGCGCACGGATTCGATCGCCGACGCCTCCCGCCATGTCGAGCTGATCGGCGCCTTGGCCTCGTGGCCCCGCATGACGATCGCCCAGGCCCTCGTACGCATCGGGGGCAGAGACCCGTTCGGAGGGTTCCTCAGACTGCTCGACACCGGGCTGCTGCAGCTCGTGCTCCCCTGGACGGCAACGGAACCGCACCCCATCCGTTCCCTCGCACGGAGTCTGCAGTGCCTTTCCGACCCGGTCGCGCGGCGCACCCGTGCGCTGCTGGAGGACCTCGGGAAGGAGGCGGCGGGACTCCACCTGCTCTCCGGGAGCGAACGCGCCCGATCGGTCAACCGACTTGCCGCACGCATCGGCTCCGGCACTGCGGACGATCCGCGGCCCGCCATCCCCTACGCCGCATACGAGGACGCCCTGTCCGACGTCCCGGCGGACCTGCCGGCCGAAGCCGTCCGGGAGGACCTCGCCGAGCTGGGCCGTCTCCTGCGCCCCTATGTCTTCCGCTCGCACGTCTACGACTGGCTCCGGGACGAGTTCGTGGCCCGGTACGGCGCCGGCGGGCACTGCCCCGACCTGTTCGAGTTCCTCTGGGCCGTCGCGGCATCTCCGGGGTTCGAGGCGAACCTCTACCGAGCCCTGCAGAAGGACCACGGGGAGTCGGGACGCCCCACCGAACGCGCGTGGCTGCCCGTGTCCGCGTCAAGCGCGCCGCCGACGGCAGCCGTGCTGTACCAGGTCGCAGCACGGTCTGCCGACGCTGTCCGCAGTGGCGACTACCGGATCGTGGTGAACCAGTACAACTCGGGAGTGGGCGGGCTGCTCGCGCGCTTCCGCCACCAGCTGGACGGCCCGACTGCCGACCGCGTCGGGCTCACCCGGCACCTGCGGCACTGGATCGCGGAGCTGTTCCCGCACGCCGCACCGCGCCAGCTCACCCTGTCCGGTGACGTGAACGGGATGCACCGCGCTGCCGATGGTGTACTGCCGGCGTTCCGCTGGCCGGGGGAGCCCTCCCACGCCGGCGAGGCCGTGCACGAGGCGGCGCCCGCGACCATCAGCCACTGCCCGGACACGGACACGCTGGAGTTCGCGGACGGCACCGGTCGCGCACTCGCGCCCGTCTACCTCGGCGTCGTGCCGCAGCACCTCATCCCAGGCGTCGCGCGGTTGCTGCTGTGCCTCGCCGACCCGTGGATCAACGGATCCCGGTTATGCTGTACGCCGAACCCGGTGGACGGCTCTCCACCCGTCACCGGCGAGGACGTAGAAGTCGTCCCGCGCAGGGTTCACGACCGCCTGGTCCTCGGACGCCGTACCTGGCGGATCGCCCCCGAAGCCCTGCCCCAGCCGACCAAGGGCGAGCAGCCTTCGGCCTACTTCCGGCGGGTGCACCGGTGGCGCATCGGCCTGGGCCTCCCGGACGAAGCGTTCGTGTCCGTCGAATTCCCCTTCACGGCGGCAGGAGTGTCCTCCTCCCGGAGCAAGCCCTTCTGGCTCTCCTTCCAGAGCCCGCACGCGATCTGGGCGGCGGCGAACCACATCGGCAAGGCGAAGGACGCGACGGCCGTCCGGCTCGCCGAAACGTGCCCGGACCGCTCCGCCTACTGGCTGCGGGACGACAGCGGGAGCCGCCGGGCGGCAGAACACGTCTCCCTGCTGCGCTGGCAGCGCCCCTCACGGCATGCCCGGCCCAACGGTGAGCCCGAAACCCACAGCGCGGAGGCGAGCTCGTGA
- a CDS encoding YcaO-like family protein, producing MNAPALQAGLGRLTDLDALVGPYGLVERTHRLPNHPGDPRFPIFSASLGDLAQAVDNIAESTRGRSARGEMDGAGGAVDPERAARLSVAEALERYSTSVVQPDGVVWATAEELGDEALDLTTMPRCSPAELAHPRAITVDVDTKAPMRWVRGWSLTARKTQWVPAVGVWMHIPPLSRAERYANPISTGCATHTDLAQALVNAVCEVVERDAIALTWYQRLSLPRIDFDVVPENLAPFLEKSRNSLVETAFFDATTDLGIPTVYSVDLSPHNEVLGQMVMCNTSLDPVDSVAKIVRESASSRIAMQVPREMPPSVDDFLHVFHGAAYMGRPERRPDFDFLLEGDARRPLSELPVLTTGDSGQDLAFLVQRLKRAGCDVIAVECTTDEARDVGFRVVRVIIPQLMPLSFTHRARYLAHPRLYEAPARMGLPVHAEADINPHPQPFA from the coding sequence ATGAACGCACCCGCCCTGCAGGCCGGCCTCGGCCGACTCACCGACCTCGACGCCCTCGTGGGCCCCTACGGCCTGGTGGAACGGACCCACCGGCTGCCCAACCACCCCGGGGACCCGCGGTTCCCGATCTTCTCCGCATCGCTCGGCGACCTCGCCCAGGCCGTCGACAACATCGCCGAGTCCACCCGCGGCCGCAGTGCCCGCGGGGAAATGGACGGCGCCGGCGGTGCCGTCGATCCTGAGCGTGCGGCCCGCCTCAGCGTCGCCGAGGCCTTGGAGCGCTACTCCACCTCCGTCGTCCAGCCGGACGGCGTGGTCTGGGCGACGGCGGAAGAACTGGGCGACGAAGCACTCGACCTGACGACGATGCCTCGCTGTTCTCCGGCGGAACTGGCCCACCCCAGGGCCATCACGGTCGATGTCGACACCAAGGCACCGATGCGCTGGGTACGGGGCTGGTCCCTCACCGCGCGGAAGACCCAGTGGGTGCCCGCCGTGGGTGTGTGGATGCACATCCCGCCCCTGTCCCGGGCGGAGCGGTACGCGAATCCCATTTCCACGGGCTGCGCCACGCATACCGACCTGGCGCAGGCTCTCGTGAACGCGGTGTGCGAGGTCGTGGAGCGCGATGCCATCGCACTGACCTGGTACCAGCGCCTGTCGCTGCCGCGGATCGACTTCGACGTCGTGCCGGAGAACCTGGCGCCGTTCCTGGAGAAGTCACGCAACAGCCTCGTGGAGACCGCCTTCTTCGACGCGACCACGGACCTCGGGATCCCGACGGTGTACTCGGTCGACCTCTCGCCGCACAACGAGGTGCTGGGGCAGATGGTCATGTGCAACACGAGCCTGGACCCGGTCGACAGCGTTGCCAAGATCGTTCGGGAGTCGGCATCCTCACGCATCGCCATGCAGGTGCCGCGCGAGATGCCACCGTCGGTGGACGACTTCCTGCACGTCTTCCACGGGGCTGCCTACATGGGCCGACCGGAGCGGAGGCCGGACTTCGACTTCCTGCTCGAAGGCGACGCCCGCCGGCCCCTCAGCGAACTGCCTGTGCTCACCACCGGCGACAGCGGGCAGGACCTGGCCTTCCTCGTGCAGCGGTTGAAGCGGGCCGGATGCGACGTGATCGCCGTGGAGTGCACGACGGACGAGGCCCGCGACGTCGGATTCCGTGTCGTGCGCGTCATCATTCCGCAGCTCATGCCGCTGTCCTTCACGCATCGTGCCCGCTACCTCGCGCACCCCCGGCTGTACGAGGCGCCGGCCCGGATGGGCCTCCCCGTGCACGCGGAGGCGGACATCAATCCGCATCCCCAACCCTTCGCCTGA
- a CDS encoding nitroreductase family protein has product MQTTSPLPALLEHNELMRNLQLRSRLDAAALRAEPAAPDTALRGTLRSAGEGKHLVPAGIAPAGTEPLESLLRRRASVRTYAPRPVAADVLAAVIDRAATFDREAWHDHDAGVELEFLVAARDVAGLPVGLYLYSPAGGGFTRLSDLPAGDAAAELVLQLEFAHAPAIVMVCGPLAASLDRHGEHGHRLLLTRAGAAAHTAWLTALDRGLVGSIFAGFLSSALKPLVPVDGYRSAQLLAFSCGHAAQAG; this is encoded by the coding sequence ATGCAGACGACGTCACCGCTCCCCGCGCTGTTGGAACACAACGAGCTGATGCGGAACCTCCAGCTGCGTTCACGCCTCGACGCGGCAGCCCTCAGGGCGGAGCCCGCCGCGCCGGACACCGCGCTGCGCGGAACGCTGCGGTCCGCCGGTGAGGGGAAACACCTGGTTCCCGCCGGGATCGCACCCGCAGGTACGGAACCCCTGGAATCCCTGCTGCGCCGCCGGGCATCGGTACGCACCTACGCGCCGCGGCCCGTCGCAGCCGACGTGCTCGCCGCCGTCATCGACCGCGCCGCGACATTCGACCGCGAGGCGTGGCACGACCACGACGCGGGGGTCGAACTGGAGTTCCTCGTGGCGGCACGTGACGTGGCCGGACTGCCCGTGGGGCTGTACCTGTACTCCCCGGCGGGGGGCGGGTTCACCCGCCTCTCAGATCTCCCCGCCGGCGACGCGGCCGCAGAACTCGTGCTCCAGCTGGAATTCGCACACGCGCCCGCGATCGTCATGGTGTGCGGACCGCTCGCGGCGTCCTTGGACCGCCACGGCGAACACGGCCACCGGCTGCTGCTCACCCGGGCCGGAGCCGCCGCCCACACCGCCTGGCTCACCGCTCTGGACCGGGGCCTGGTCGGCAGCATCTTCGCCGGCTTCCTCTCCTCGGCCCTCAAGCCGCTCGTGCCGGTCGACGGCTACCGCAGCGCACAGCTGCTGGCGTTCTCCTGCGGCCATGCCGCACAGGCCGGCTGA
- a CDS encoding thiocillin family RiPP, producing the protein MMNTLNQDVMAIDLSVEDMTVETLGDSALLGTAASFGTAASASCPAACFGTASSASSAG; encoded by the coding sequence ATGATGAACACGCTCAACCAGGACGTGATGGCCATCGACCTGTCCGTTGAGGACATGACGGTCGAGACGCTCGGCGACAGCGCCCTGCTCGGCACCGCCGCCTCCTTCGGCACCGCTGCCTCCGCCAGCTGCCCGGCGGCGTGCTTCGGTACCGCCAGCTCCGCCTCCTCGGCCGGCTGA
- a CDS encoding PqqD family peptide modification chaperone: MRSPAAADHQQQAVPESSEAATKEKSSADTAWLETELLAVRDTIELTDGLDGRPLLFDSDTGKYVAVSKAGTVILTLLDGETTARGVVRRVASPSADPVRAETAVIRFLTELRQAGVLTLEPQEEKRRERVLKYSLRQRMPRKPLTRSVHILLEPVAKVLQKLPVPVVVGMWILLTGAGLATAGYALATRSLPDYTVWSGIAALLLILQIAVHELAHALVCQSLRVPVREAGITLMLYVMPVAYVDRTDAYRVRGRAPRALIALAGPMSDAIWAGATALVLLHTSGTVHEVAGALLQLQVLLMIVNLNPLLPSDGYHALESAMGSVNLRGRSFAFLVHLATRAPLPSHLLVSSKLKRVGYCAFGVLCALYGVFMVGVVLTWWWHLIEGLLG, from the coding sequence ATGCGATCACCAGCCGCGGCCGATCACCAGCAGCAAGCCGTGCCAGAAAGCAGCGAAGCGGCGACCAAGGAGAAGAGCAGCGCGGACACTGCGTGGCTCGAGACCGAGCTGCTGGCCGTGCGAGACACCATCGAACTCACGGACGGCCTCGACGGCCGTCCCCTCCTGTTCGACTCCGACACCGGCAAGTACGTGGCGGTGTCCAAGGCGGGCACCGTCATCCTGACGCTCCTCGACGGCGAGACCACCGCCCGTGGCGTGGTGCGCCGGGTGGCCTCGCCGTCCGCCGACCCGGTCCGCGCCGAGACCGCTGTCATCCGGTTCCTGACCGAACTCCGCCAGGCCGGGGTCCTCACCCTCGAACCGCAGGAGGAAAAGCGCCGGGAACGGGTCCTCAAGTACTCGCTGCGGCAGAGGATGCCGCGCAAGCCGTTGACCCGTTCCGTCCACATCCTGCTCGAACCCGTCGCCAAGGTGCTGCAGAAGCTGCCCGTACCCGTGGTGGTCGGCATGTGGATCCTGCTGACGGGCGCGGGCCTGGCCACGGCGGGGTACGCCCTTGCGACCCGGAGCCTGCCGGACTACACGGTTTGGTCCGGGATCGCGGCGCTCCTGCTGATCCTCCAGATCGCCGTCCACGAGCTGGCGCACGCCCTGGTGTGCCAGTCCTTGCGGGTCCCGGTCCGGGAGGCAGGCATCACCCTCATGCTCTATGTGATGCCCGTGGCGTACGTGGACCGTACGGACGCCTACCGGGTGCGGGGCCGCGCACCACGCGCCCTCATCGCGCTCGCCGGACCCATGAGCGACGCCATCTGGGCGGGAGCCACCGCTCTCGTCCTGCTGCACACCAGCGGGACCGTACACGAGGTCGCCGGCGCGCTGCTGCAACTGCAGGTGCTGCTCATGATCGTGAACCTCAATCCGCTGCTTCCCTCGGACGGATACCACGCACTGGAGTCCGCCATGGGCTCCGTCAATCTCCGCGGCCGGTCCTTCGCCTTCCTCGTCCACCTGGCCACGAGGGCCCCGCTGCCCAGTCACCTGCTCGTAAGCAGCAAGCTCAAGCGTGTCGGCTACTGCGCCTTCGGCGTCCTGTGCGCTCTCTACGGAGTGTTCATGGTCGGGGTCGTCCTGACGTGGTGGTGGCACCTCATCGAAGGGCTCCTCGGATGA
- a CDS encoding nitroreductase family protein: protein MADNKLISAEEMRRAVAQDPQFSAPERPALCRGLVVVPFADGILVEGAPTRQVLRGAAARDLAARVLPLLDGTRDVAQLAQQTDAPVQHIEQVVALLYTCGLLEEGAGDDGVDDPAAVFWSRSLDSTRVNRNAAEAMKLLTGTRVAVVTDGGTGERLRDALSDNGFGDVELVDSAAALSGVPDLLVAVDEGGRSELGETARWCAARGVPMLPAHLHGAILDLGPYIDPGFTISFGEADRQRRAHPPEARPEAAGGNAVHTMATALITGQVTAIASRVGAVSVLRGMVRTDLESWRQDMYVMAPVPDHTDSRSSLTAADVPLALAFETSVAFPPRKLLNPRDHQMHYKPGNIALQHESKRWPSARTLTLPRTGIHPQAPLEPSGTASAGQVGLAHLASLLLLAVGRQEESAPGRPSVPRWAPTGGNLGSANLHAVVRDVEGVPAGFWGYDSAAHRLARLPDAVDPARVSGADAAATLVLTGSLARVASKYSTFAWRIVHLDGGVAIAQLAHAARSFGLRARPLDRWDDLALAAAFDLDLDAEPITGVVELRPFIADEA from the coding sequence TTGGCCGACAACAAGCTGATCTCCGCAGAGGAGATGCGCCGCGCAGTCGCGCAAGACCCCCAGTTCAGCGCCCCCGAACGGCCCGCCCTGTGCCGCGGCCTGGTCGTTGTGCCCTTCGCCGACGGGATCCTCGTCGAAGGCGCCCCGACCCGGCAGGTCCTGCGGGGAGCGGCGGCGCGTGACCTGGCAGCGAGGGTGTTGCCGCTCCTCGACGGAACGAGGGACGTGGCGCAGCTCGCGCAGCAGACGGACGCGCCGGTGCAGCACATCGAACAGGTCGTCGCGCTCCTGTACACCTGTGGACTCCTTGAGGAGGGGGCGGGTGACGACGGGGTCGACGATCCTGCCGCCGTGTTCTGGTCACGGAGCCTTGACTCCACCCGCGTCAACCGCAATGCGGCCGAGGCGATGAAGCTGCTGACCGGCACTCGGGTGGCTGTGGTCACCGACGGCGGGACCGGAGAACGGCTCCGGGACGCCCTGTCGGACAACGGGTTCGGCGACGTGGAACTCGTCGATTCGGCCGCCGCTCTCAGCGGTGTTCCAGACCTTCTCGTAGCGGTTGACGAAGGCGGTCGTTCGGAGCTGGGTGAGACCGCACGGTGGTGCGCCGCCCGCGGCGTACCGATGCTCCCCGCTCACCTCCACGGCGCAATCCTGGACTTGGGCCCCTACATCGATCCGGGGTTCACCATCTCCTTCGGCGAAGCGGACCGCCAGCGCAGGGCGCACCCGCCGGAGGCCCGCCCCGAGGCCGCCGGCGGCAACGCCGTGCACACCATGGCCACAGCCCTGATCACAGGTCAGGTGACGGCCATCGCGAGCAGGGTCGGCGCCGTGTCCGTGCTGCGCGGCATGGTCCGAACCGACCTGGAGTCATGGCGTCAGGACATGTACGTCATGGCGCCGGTACCGGACCACACGGATTCCCGGTCCTCCCTGACGGCGGCGGACGTGCCGCTCGCCCTGGCCTTCGAGACGTCGGTCGCCTTCCCACCGCGGAAGCTGCTCAACCCCCGCGACCACCAGATGCACTACAAGCCCGGCAATATCGCCCTGCAACACGAGAGCAAGCGGTGGCCGAGCGCCCGCACCCTCACACTTCCCCGGACGGGGATCCACCCGCAGGCTCCGTTGGAGCCGTCCGGGACCGCGTCGGCCGGCCAGGTCGGCCTGGCCCATCTCGCATCCCTGCTCCTGCTCGCCGTCGGGCGGCAGGAGGAATCGGCGCCGGGCCGCCCCAGTGTCCCCCGATGGGCGCCCACCGGCGGTAATCTGGGCTCCGCCAATCTGCACGCCGTGGTCCGCGACGTCGAGGGGGTTCCGGCCGGCTTCTGGGGGTACGACTCGGCAGCCCACCGGCTGGCCCGGCTGCCCGATGCCGTGGACCCCGCCCGGGTGTCCGGTGCGGACGCCGCAGCCACACTCGTCCTCACCGGTTCCCTGGCCCGGGTCGCATCGAAGTACTCCACTTTCGCCTGGCGCATCGTGCACCTCGACGGCGGAGTGGCGATCGCCCAGCTGGCGCACGCGGCGCGGTCCTTCGGGCTCCGGGCCCGGCCCCTGGACCGGTGGGACGACCTGGCTCTCGCCGCCGCATTCGACCTCGACCTGGACGCCGAGCCCATCACCGGCGTCGTGGAACTCCGACCCTTCATCGCAGACGAGGCCTGA
- a CDS encoding thiopeptide-type bacteriocin biosynthesis protein: MKDPLLQADWWYARLYPGGLDHLDQAVVRCLPPLVDLAQELGADRWFFIQYTDWKGPHLRLRIHGERDTVDRLHRRLPRIALDLEVLARESVPSRGALVPFESGPFSGCHAGVATALYEPEEGKYGGPLGTELAEEVFQHSSDLALWAANLQRHPDRAALATLLLRASAAALQEHVTGTDTAWFWERHLAWWTHDGGRGAAELRTRLRTCAATDEPGIRSRVAELAHDPEVRVRLRAWTEVLSAYLGRAAAGQVPYSAGHLVFHQAHMMCNRLGVLPREEALLGILAAEEPGFT, encoded by the coding sequence GTGAAGGACCCTCTCCTGCAGGCGGACTGGTGGTACGCACGTCTCTACCCCGGCGGACTCGACCACTTGGACCAGGCCGTTGTCCGGTGCTTGCCGCCTCTTGTCGATCTCGCCCAGGAACTCGGTGCCGACCGGTGGTTCTTCATCCAGTACACCGACTGGAAGGGCCCACACCTCAGGCTCCGGATCCACGGCGAGCGCGACACGGTGGACCGGCTCCACAGAAGGCTCCCGCGGATCGCCCTCGACCTCGAAGTACTCGCCCGCGAGTCCGTCCCGAGCCGTGGCGCCCTGGTCCCGTTCGAGTCGGGCCCGTTCAGCGGGTGCCACGCCGGCGTCGCAACGGCTCTCTACGAACCCGAGGAGGGAAAGTACGGAGGGCCCCTGGGGACCGAACTCGCAGAAGAGGTCTTCCAGCACTCCAGCGACCTCGCCCTGTGGGCCGCAAACCTGCAGCGCCACCCCGACCGCGCAGCCCTCGCGACACTGTTGCTGCGCGCCTCGGCAGCTGCCCTGCAGGAGCACGTCACGGGTACCGACACCGCGTGGTTCTGGGAGCGCCACCTTGCCTGGTGGACCCATGACGGCGGACGAGGTGCCGCAGAACTCCGTACCCGTCTGCGGACGTGCGCCGCTACCGACGAGCCGGGAATCCGCAGCCGAGTTGCCGAGTTGGCGCATGATCCGGAAGTGCGGGTCCGCCTACGGGCCTGGACCGAGGTGCTGTCCGCCTACCTCGGGAGGGCCGCGGCCGGCCAAGTTCCCTACAGCGCGGGGCACCTGGTGTTCCACCAGGCCCACATGATGTGCAACCGGCTGGGAGTGCTTCCGCGAGAGGAGGCCCTCCTCGGGATCCTGGCAGCCGAGGAACCCGGTTTCACCTGA